ggGGAGTAAATTTTGTGGAAAGAACTTGTGGAAAGAATTTTCTACAAATTCCAATTTTTTGGCAATTTCATTCAAAGCATTTTGAACCACCACCTCTTTATGTCCTTTATAGAACTTATTGTACAATACTGGATATTTTctaataaacaaaatttctttttagaaaATGTTGAACATTTTTGAATTCCTTTTCCTTTCACACATGGAAACACAATTTAAacccttttttatgtttacagtATGGTATCCTTTGAACGTTTtacagaatatttttttgttcaaagTGTCTCGCAAAAACAGCACGTCTACGAGGGTTTAATCACATTTAGTAGCGTCTATTAGTAAGACTCAGTGGATGTTAAGTCAGCCCCACACTATTCTAGACGCAACTAGACGCATAGTGAGTACCAAGCTTTAACCATACTGAGATTATTACCGTAAGTGGAGGGGGCATACAACTGGCCCTTCCTCAAAAAGTAGGAGGTAAAAGAAAACCTTCCAGTGTTATTAAATCAGTGCTGaatgaatttttatattattttttcaacttaaatcagttttgtcaaattttaaaCCAATAAGTTTTGTGTTAGGCAAAGTATCATGCAGAGAAACATTTATCATTGAACTCGTAGGCACCGATGGCCAATTCTTGCCTAACCAGTCGAAGTGTTTTCAATGACataaagaaagatttatttGGGGTCAAAATATCACCTTTTCAACTTTTGGTTCTTTTGTTTGGTATATTTTCTTGTTGACTCAACATAATACCATCTGAGACTGATAGAAttgtattgataaaaaaatctgatcaatttttctatttactcgatgaatttgtttttaaactatAATTAAAACAATCTTTTTAGGTACAATTCCACTCAATGTCTTCCCTAGGAATTTCTTGCTGATTTTGCCTCTTTCATGCCTACTCCCACtatatatgttatatttttgttaccAGACACAATTTTACTAAGAAAATACTGTTTTACCCAGATAAATAAACTCAAGTTAGTTGCACTTCTTCATTTTATTAGATATACCCCTTTTTGACAACATCTCTATTTTTAGTCTCTCTTTAATTAATCAAATACACACAACAAATTCATGACTATACCCTGAGTGTGTATAAGTGAGTACTCTGAGTGACTATATATGCTCTGACATTGTTAACTCAGCAACATGCAAATGTACACTGGTAATTTCAGTTTTTGGGAAACTCCCAATACtttgtataaaaatatatatcttacctgtgtaaaaacaaaaaagcaagaaaaatttCTGGTTTTCTTCACCAACACAGTTATTTATCctacaaaaaagacaaaaatatcAACAGATGATTTATAGTTTACTTACAAGTTAAAAGGGACAGGAAAAACATACCATGGACAATGATGGTCCATTCTTTTGATACAACGTTGACACActctcaaaaaaataaataaatgatgtttaaataaaactaaaacTAAATGAAACagagtataaaataagacattacACATAATCGAAAAAAGAAGGGGGAAATATGCTGACAAACTGATCAAAATATCCTCTCTTAACTTAACTCAAAATTTTGTAAGATTctgaagcaaaaaaaaaaattatttccgtCTTCACTACTTACGATGAATGCAGAATCACATAAAAATCTCTGTAATAATAGCCATTTTGTCTGTTTGAAAGGGTTTGGTTGTGTTATTACTTTAATTAAAACCCCACTCCGCAcagagtaatttattttttagcagaAGGATGCATGAAATAGATGCGGTAATAATGCATGACAGGTGACTTTCCATGGTTTTGTTTACAGGATATGACGAATCACACAAGATTAAAGCAAGCGGAAATAGTTAATGATATTAAAGGTATACCTGCAATGATGAGATCGAGGTGGACGATACATTTCACAAAACTTGCACATTGTCCAATCATCGTTTgtctaaaaatgtatatatacagCCTTCACAATTTTGTTCTGCATTGTGCATACCAATATTTATTACAGTAAGATAGCATGCAACTTCCACGTTAAGAAGTGGAATCAACTGCTTAAACTCAGTTTAATAAAGTCAGTTGTAGTTCAGGAAAAAGCCTTGTGACAACTAAGACGTGGCTAGAAAGTCAACAACCCACAATCAATCGCAACTCATACTTATATACATTGGATTCAATAAAAGTATaaacattatatatattttgaatgatagaaacaattttaaacTGACCACATCCTTTCGTTTTCTGCTAGACCTTCTTGCTTCAGAAAAATCCACTGCTACTTCTGGAAAGGGTACACATCctaaaaatatttagtttaaAAGTTATAACAACATATAattataacaaataaataaataaacaaagtaaGATAACTCACCAGGGTCACCTAGTGAAGCCTTCAAATGCGAATAAATGatcaaaaataatagaaaattgAATATAAGTACATGTAAACTTCCCCATAACCTAATAAATAAAGGTATAACACTTACCAAAATTTAGGTGTTGACAAATTAGTTTTTTCTATGACTTCCCTGTACATTATGTCTTATTCGTTACGAATGGCAATGTATAGGCACACATTGAACTTTAATACCCCTTGCCTGCTTCACGTTTGCAAATTGTGTTTCACGTCAGTAATTAATACTTTGTACAACAATTAAATTATGcagagaaataataataaatatagctTCTACTTGTTTATTCTAATTTTGCCTTATGGGTTACATAGACAAAGACAGAGTAATGTTATTAGGAAATATCGTACTTACGTATCAGACAGTGTTGGCAAAATGACATGTGTAACAATGCAATAGTCAGcatataaaagtgtgatgtatgttacaaggataCACAATATTCCGCATGGATCACGTCGAAAAACCAAAGCCATTTAAGTAACAATGTTATCTTTTCCACATAATTTACTgtaatctatatatatatatatcatacttttaataactttcaaagattgtaaaaaatttgcctgcataatttttataaagCTTTTAGATTAATCCTATTGAAgggattttattatttatatacagTACAAGTGAGCAAGGTCGTGGACAAATCCACTTGTACCCATTACCTTCATCATATAGGTCTTGAAACATTGATCCAGAAAATGTATAGGGTCATGTagacaaatggttgcagagaaTCTTTAGTGAAATCTTCAACCTGTTTATTCCAAAATAAAATTGGGGACCCAGccttggaaaattacccaaattggtcacaGGTTGTCCTGTTACCCACACAGTGAAAAACGACCACcctgttttcaagttatttggcttcaaagttttaaatgcattgtaatggcttcattaatctaaattaaGATATTGGCGTTATATACATTACTGTTACTAATATCATGCCGTAATGTCAGAAGatttaacatttaaaacatAACTTTTTGGGtgactttaaaggaaaaaacaaaTGTTGAAATAGCGCCTCACAGACATACTGACTCatcatattattataagagattatatatatatataatatataaagagTCAAAAAAGTGCTTTAAAATCAAATGCGTGAAAGTGTGTTTGTTTGTCAATACACCGTTTCAAAGTGTTAATTATCCATGCACAAGAGTGGTAAACATTTAGCATGGTGGGTAAACAATGATTTACTGTGAATGAATAAAtgtgaaaacaacaaaaacacttTGATATCAACTTTTTTACAGTGTCTGTTTCGTTTGTTGACAGTTAACAGCTATTATGTATACcaagtttttgttaaaaaagtttgaGAAAATGTTATCTTAAATTCTGTGGCAAAAATCATGATAAGAACTGGTCATTATCACATAATGAAATACTTTGGTTCGTGAAAACTTTAGCTACCTTGAGATTTAGTCACATTGACATTTTTCATGAAGTAAACTTTAGCCACAATATTGCGTACCTAACAAGAGCTGCGTACTTACTATAACAGGAAACGAGCAGAAACGAGCAGAAACGAGTAGTAAACGAGCAGAAACCATCAAAAAGCCCAAAATACAACCAAAATAAAAGAGCAAGTGGCTATATGACAGGCAAAAAGATCACCAAAATGCTTGATTGTGCGCCCaagtttcattcatttttttgtatttttctgggAAGCCATTGCAGATGTCTCACTTAACCGAAGTTATCCAGGGTCTTTTCTCTTTAGCGAAGTATTTTTACTTGGCTTTAGTCAAGAGATTTAATGGAGCGAGAAATTTGGTTCAAAATTAGTGAAAGTTCCACCTATCCAGGGTACAACTTAACACGAGTATTAGAATATTTCACGCACGATGGGGGTGCTATTTGAAGAGGGGGCACTAAATCTAAACACACAATTTAAAATtgaatgtgttttttataagcaaacacAACTGaacaattgaaataactttattgTACACCGTTACTTCTTCATATACAATGTCCTCTGTAGACTTCCACAGACAAACCtgggtgaagggtctccttaagagacaagagaggagttgaatgtcctccaccataccttagtttaaaggggcgattgtggaagtcccatgaaatgccacatagtgatggtgtcactttaaaaaacacccagtccggtctgtgaacggttggcgctaggaagggcatccagctgtaaaacaatgccaaaactctttattaatggccgtaagaatagttaatcagacaaactgcgtaaacggggctggaactctaaggagtgaaggtgtcgcgcatggtaggacagatgtcagatgtgagcatcgtcagaccgttacccagctatcacatcacagtgtagataacactaggttgaggatggctagtgtaaatgttggtactctgagaggtagagcaggtgaagtagttgaaatgttagaacgtagatctgttgatatgtgttgtgttcaggaagttaggtggaaaggagcttcagtgagatttgtgaaaggtaggagggcaaggtataagcttttttggattggtaatagtgatggatatggaggagttggcatattcgttgcagagaagtgggtagaaaaagtaatagatgttatgcgtgttaatagttgtattatagtgataaagtttttgataggtaataggattgtcacttttctgtcagtttatgctccacagtgtggactcagtgaggaagataaagataagttttatgatgagttaatagcagtcacatcaaagtttggagacactgaacttgtcatggtgggcggcgactttaatggtcatgttgggaagtcatctgaaggttatagaggtgtgcatggaggctatggatttgggagcagaaataaggaaggggagagattgcttgagtttggaatggcaacggacatggtggtttgcaacacatcattcagtaagagacagagtaggctgataacatatgagtcaggtggttgtaagacacagatagattactttttgattagaaagtcagacaagaaattggtgaaggacgtgaaagttatatcgggggaagagtgtgtttcccagcataggttgctggtttgtgatattatcttgaagagtgtcagagaagccaagggaaagtacaggccccgtcgaaaagtctggaagctgaaggaagagattgtagcaagacaatttagtgcaaaagttcagcagttagcctacaatagtcaatgtgatagtgacaatgttgaaagtacttggactactttgaagaattgtcttctagaagcttctgatgatacctgtgggtggacgaaaggaccagctagacatagacagacctggtggtggaataatgaggttgaccagtgtataaaggaaaagaggaaacttttgaaagagtggaagtcaggtggtagtaaaaatatttacttagaagctaagcgtcgggctcgtacagcagtgtataaggcaaaatcagaagcagagagaaacagatttgcagatgtgttaagaagggaagaccagcgcaatgaggtattcaagatagcaaagcaaatgaagaagactaatcaagatattgtaggtgagaagtgtatacgtagaaggtgttttggctagcacagaggaggagaaaagggtagcttggaagaatcattatcagaggttgcttaacactgagtttgattgggacgaggataatttgtctgatgatgatgtcgtagaagggccagccatgcagatcaagacagaatgggtagtggaggctattaggaaaatgaagattggcaaggctgcaggagtatcaggtattgttgcagagatggtaaaagcatctggatatattggggttgagcttattacaagtcttgctaaccagattataaaggatggtgctattccgagtgagtggcagtcgagtgtaatagtgaattgtttcaagggcaagggtgatgcattagaaaggggtaactatagaggtttgaagttggttgatcaagtaatgaaagttattgaaagagtgattgataagtttagagaaagaattgatatagataagatgcaatttggttttgttccagggcgtggcactacagatgcaatatttttactcag
Above is a window of Hydractinia symbiolongicarpus strain clone_291-10 chromosome 3, HSymV2.1, whole genome shotgun sequence DNA encoding:
- the LOC130635670 gene encoding palmitoyltransferase ZDHHC3-like; the protein is MALVFRRDPCGILCILVTYITLLYADYCIVTHVILPTLSDTLWGSLHVLIFNFLLFLIIYSHLKASLGDPGCVPFPEVAVDFSEARRSSRKRKDVTNDDWTMCKFCEMYRPPRSHHCRVCQRCIKRMDHHCPWINNCVGEENQKFFLLFCFYTGISCLYSIVLTVCRWSHACIECTRNQRQNRRIHSIVLILLCGFYCIFVLCILFDQLSGIFKDVTTIEQVQKKMARPPKSKLALLTDVCGRGSYYKWFIPWLSPKFDNDDVVKTFPV